A portion of the candidate division WOR-3 bacterium genome contains these proteins:
- a CDS encoding VWA domain-containing protein codes for MEELEKIVEIANPQHPHCPVVLLLDVSGSMAGVKISSLNEGVKLFKEEIEKDELASKRVDLAIITFGGEVKVFHQFSPVENFEPVEFEASGNTPMGDAILKGIEMVEERKREYKERGIDYYRPWIFMITDGEPTDMREGDEKWEEVIKRIHEGERNKKFLFFCVGVEPANFEILKKLAPPERPPVKLKGTKFKELFMWLSKSQIKVSSSKVGEKLTLEDPVKAGWGEIEL; via the coding sequence ATGGAAGAATTAGAAAAAATAGTAGAAATTGCAAATCCACAGCATCCTCATTGTCCTGTTGTGCTTTTATTAGATGTATCGGGTTCTATGGCAGGTGTAAAAATATCTTCTTTAAATGAAGGAGTAAAATTATTCAAAGAAGAAATTGAAAAAGATGAACTCGCATCTAAAAGAGTAGACCTTGCAATTATAACTTTTGGAGGAGAAGTTAAGGTGTTTCATCAATTTTCGCCCGTAGAGAATTTTGAACCTGTTGAATTTGAAGCTTCCGGAAATACTCCCATGGGTGATGCAATACTTAAAGGAATAGAGATGGTGGAAGAAAGAAAAAGAGAATATAAGGAAAGAGGAATTGATTATTACAGGCCTTGGATATTTATGATAACAGATGGAGAACCCACTGATATGAGAGAAGGAGACGAAAAATGGGAGGAGGTGATAAAAAGAATTCACGAGGGGGAAAGAAATAAAAAATTCCTATTTTTTTGTGTAGGTGTTGAACCTGCTAATTTTGAAATTCTTAAAAAATTGGCTCCTCCAGAAAGGCCACCCGTGAAACTTAAAGGCACAAAATTTAAAGAACTTTTCATGTGGTTATCAAAAAGTCAGATTAAAGTTTCATCGTCAAAAGTAGGAGAAAAGCTAACTCTGGAAGACCCTGTAAAAGCAGGATGGGGAGAGATAGAACTTTAA
- a CDS encoding PP2C family serine/threonine-protein phosphatase, which yields MGRDRTLINLPFVIGGSVIGPSHLRKNLPCQDACAYKVSQNKVIVAVADGLGSASKSNEGATFVVKEIVDSLEKEEKLNKRNLKKYIGLSREKLKRKAIECGGKFEDFASTLIVVVVERRKVIVAHIGDGAVVGQTKNGLEVLSYPEESEYINEVIPLTYENWERHLRFSIYNKKFECIAVMTDGCHRAAFKKEKDTLIPFEGFFNPIFSYSKKIKDPKEGTEEIIKLLSSKKINEYMEDDKTLLIIVLEPDYSIK from the coding sequence ATGGGGAGAGATAGAACTTTAATAAATTTACCTTTTGTAATAGGTGGTTCTGTAATAGGTCCTTCCCATTTAAGAAAAAATTTACCCTGTCAGGATGCTTGTGCTTATAAGGTAAGCCAGAATAAGGTAATAGTGGCTGTAGCAGATGGACTCGGAAGCGCATCCAAAAGTAACGAAGGTGCAACTTTTGTAGTAAAAGAGATTGTAGATAGTCTCGAAAAAGAGGAAAAATTAAACAAAAGGAATTTAAAGAAATACATAGGTTTAAGCAGGGAAAAATTAAAAAGAAAGGCAATAGAATGTGGAGGAAAATTTGAAGATTTTGCATCAACCCTTATTGTAGTAGTAGTAGAGAGAAGAAAGGTGATTGTTGCTCATATAGGAGATGGAGCGGTAGTTGGGCAAACAAAAAATGGACTTGAAGTTCTTTCTTATCCCGAAGAATCTGAATATATAAATGAAGTAATTCCGCTTACTTATGAAAACTGGGAAAGACATTTAAGATTTAGTATTTACAATAAAAAATTTGAATGTATTGCTGTAATGACAGATGGTTGTCATAGAGCTGCCTTTAAAAAAGAAAAAGATACACTTATTCCTTTTGAGGGCTTTTTTAATCCCATATTTTCCTATTCAAAAAAAATTAAAGATCCAAAAGAAGGGACAGAGGAAATAATAAAATTACTTTCTTCAAAAAAAATAAATGAATATATGGAAGATGATAAGACACTCCTCATAATTGTATTAGAACCGGATTACTCAATAAAATGA